The proteins below come from a single Streptomyces sp. B3I8 genomic window:
- a CDS encoding DUF3817 domain-containing protein yields the protein MDIKTATALRRLRLVSAPEAVSFLLLLVCSVLKRTTDFNAVPVMGAVHGVLFILYVIFWADAWNRAKWGPGTAALYFVLSVLPTGGFFAERKLRREAEDAVIAARARREGVVGA from the coding sequence GTGGACATCAAGACCGCCACCGCCCTGCGCCGACTCCGCCTGGTCTCCGCCCCCGAGGCCGTCTCCTTCCTGCTCCTTCTCGTCTGCTCCGTACTGAAGCGGACCACGGACTTCAACGCGGTGCCCGTGATGGGCGCGGTCCACGGAGTCCTCTTCATCCTCTACGTGATCTTCTGGGCCGACGCCTGGAACCGAGCCAAGTGGGGCCCCGGCACCGCCGCGCTCTACTTCGTCCTCTCCGTCCTGCCCACCGGCGGTTTCTTCGCCGAGCGCAAGCTGCGCCGCGAGGCCGAGGACGCCGTGATCGCCGCCCGTGCCCGCCGCGAAGGGGTGGTCGGCGCATGA
- a CDS encoding AIM24 family protein translates to MTGDAVKAKNGSMVAYDGQIAFKKLSGGGEGLRGMVTRRLTGEQMTVMEARGHGTCWFADRASEINLVSLQGDKLYVESSNLLVTDAGLRTGTTFTGLRGASQGNGLFTTTVEGHGQAALLSDGPAVVLRVSAQYPLTVDPGAYIAHQGNVRQSFQSGVTFRTFMGEGGGEAFQIRFEGDGLVYVQPSERNTIAGDV, encoded by the coding sequence ATGACCGGCGACGCCGTGAAGGCGAAGAACGGCTCCATGGTCGCGTACGACGGGCAGATCGCCTTCAAGAAGCTCAGCGGCGGCGGTGAGGGCCTGCGGGGGATGGTGACCCGGCGGCTCACCGGCGAACAGATGACCGTGATGGAGGCGCGCGGGCACGGCACCTGCTGGTTCGCCGACCGCGCCTCCGAGATAAACCTCGTCTCCCTCCAGGGGGACAAGCTGTACGTCGAGTCGAGCAATCTGCTCGTGACGGACGCCGGCCTGCGCACGGGTACGACGTTCACGGGACTGCGCGGCGCCTCGCAGGGCAACGGCCTGTTCACCACCACGGTGGAGGGGCACGGACAGGCGGCGCTGCTGTCGGACGGTCCGGCGGTGGTGCTGCGGGTGAGCGCGCAGTACCCGCTGACGGTGGACCCGGGGGCGTACATCGCGCACCAGGGGAACGTCCGGCAGTCCTTCCAGTCGGGGGTGACGTTCCGCACTTTCATGGGCGAGGGCGGTGGCGAGGCGTTCCAGATCCGGTTCGAGGGGGACGGCCTGGTGTACGTGCAGCCGAGCGAGCGGAACACGATCGCGGGGGATGTGTGA
- a CDS encoding AIM24 family protein has product MPGGVGGPGMPGGPTVHDPLTLPVDDNVNAYTFCVELKGGQWFLQKGKMIAYYGSIDFNGIGHGRLDRLVRTSFHSPLHASDWVVAEGSGKMLLADRAFDVNSYDLEEGNLTIRSGNLLAFQPTLALKQSIVPGFLTLIGTGKFVAASNGPVVFMEPPIRVDPQALVGWADCPSPCHHYDHGYLTGVMGGLRAMTGLGGASGEEHQFEFVGAGTVLLQSSEALMAEQATGAVPPEPGVPGGGGAPGGQGQGAGGSRLPGQLGDLQRRFGL; this is encoded by the coding sequence ATGCCCGGCGGAGTCGGCGGTCCCGGGATGCCGGGCGGGCCGACGGTTCACGACCCCCTGACGCTGCCGGTCGACGACAACGTGAACGCGTACACCTTCTGCGTGGAGCTCAAGGGCGGCCAGTGGTTCCTGCAGAAGGGGAAGATGATCGCCTACTACGGGTCGATCGACTTCAACGGCATCGGGCACGGCCGGCTGGACCGTCTGGTGCGTACGTCGTTCCATTCGCCTTTGCACGCGAGCGACTGGGTGGTGGCGGAGGGCTCGGGCAAGATGCTCCTCGCCGACCGGGCCTTCGACGTGAATTCGTATGACTTGGAGGAGGGCAACCTGACCATTCGCTCAGGCAACCTTCTCGCTTTTCAGCCAACTCTCGCGCTGAAGCAGTCGATCGTTCCGGGGTTCCTGACGCTCATCGGTACGGGGAAGTTCGTGGCGGCGTCCAACGGGCCGGTGGTGTTCATGGAACCGCCGATCCGGGTGGACCCGCAGGCCCTGGTCGGCTGGGCCGACTGCCCCTCCCCCTGCCACCACTACGACCACGGCTATCTGACGGGCGTGATGGGCGGTCTACGTGCGATGACGGGCCTGGGCGGGGCCTCCGGCGAGGAGCACCAGTTCGAGTTCGTCGGGGCGGGCACGGTGCTGCTGCAGTCCTCCGAGGCACTGATGGCGGAGCAGGCCACGGGGGCGGTGCCGCCGGAACCGGGCGTGCCCGGCGGGGGCGGGGCACCCGGGGGCCAGGGGCAGGGGGCCGGGGGATCGCGTCTTCCCGGACAGCTCGGTGACCTCCAGCGTCGCTTCGGGCTGTGA
- a CDS encoding response regulator transcription factor, producing the protein MRLLIVEDEKRLALSLAKGLTAEGYAVDVVHDGREGLHRAGEGPYDLVILDIMLPGLNGYRVCAALRAAGHDVPILMLTAKDGEYDEAEGLDTGADDYLTKPFSYVVLVARVKALLRRRARPGPSPVHVRGGLTVDTAARRVLCDGADVALTAKEFAVLEHLVLHPGEVVSKADILDHVWDFAYDGDPNIVEVYISALRRKLGAERIRTVRGAGYRLEAR; encoded by the coding sequence GTGCGCCTGTTGATCGTGGAGGACGAGAAGCGGCTCGCCCTGTCGCTCGCGAAGGGCCTGACCGCCGAGGGCTACGCCGTGGACGTCGTCCACGACGGACGCGAGGGCCTGCACCGGGCCGGCGAGGGGCCGTACGACCTGGTGATCCTCGACATCATGCTGCCCGGCCTGAACGGCTACCGGGTCTGCGCCGCCCTGCGCGCCGCCGGCCATGACGTGCCGATCCTCATGCTCACCGCGAAGGACGGCGAGTACGACGAGGCCGAGGGCCTGGACACCGGTGCCGACGACTACCTCACCAAGCCGTTCTCCTACGTCGTCCTCGTCGCCCGGGTGAAGGCCCTGCTGCGCCGCCGCGCCCGCCCGGGCCCCTCACCCGTGCACGTCCGCGGCGGCCTCACCGTCGACACCGCGGCCCGCCGCGTGCTGTGTGACGGCGCCGACGTCGCCCTGACCGCCAAGGAGTTCGCCGTCCTGGAGCACCTGGTGCTGCACCCGGGAGAGGTCGTCTCCAAGGCCGACATCCTCGATCACGTCTGGGACTTCGCCTACGACGGCGACCCCAACATCGTCGAGGTGTACATCAGCGCCCTGCGCCGCAAGCTGGGCGCCGAGCGCATCCGCACCGTGCGGGGTGCCGGGTACCGGCTGGAGGCACGGTGA
- a CDS encoding AIM24 family protein: MAFREINSKMVEATVAPGERLFSQRGAMLAYKGEVSFTPNMQGGQGGLMSMIGRRVANEATPLMTVEGSGTVLFGHGGHHVQVIRLAGDTLYVEADRLLAFDGSLQQGTVFLGSQGGVMGMVRGQVTGQGLFTTSLKGHGAVAVMAHGGVFEVPITPQRPVHVDPQAYVAHHGDVRNRLSTALGWRDMVGRGSGEAFQLELSGNGSVYVQASEEKL; this comes from the coding sequence ATGGCGTTCCGTGAGATCAACTCCAAGATGGTCGAGGCGACCGTGGCTCCCGGGGAGCGGCTGTTCAGCCAGCGCGGCGCGATGCTCGCGTACAAGGGGGAGGTGTCCTTCACACCCAACATGCAGGGCGGTCAGGGCGGGCTGATGTCGATGATCGGCCGCCGGGTGGCGAACGAGGCGACGCCGCTGATGACGGTGGAGGGCAGCGGCACGGTGCTGTTCGGGCACGGCGGCCACCACGTGCAGGTGATACGGCTCGCCGGGGACACGCTGTACGTGGAGGCGGACCGGTTGCTCGCCTTCGACGGCTCGCTCCAGCAGGGCACGGTGTTCCTCGGCTCGCAGGGCGGGGTGATGGGCATGGTGCGCGGGCAGGTCACCGGGCAGGGCCTGTTCACCACCAGCCTGAAGGGGCACGGCGCGGTGGCGGTGATGGCGCACGGCGGAGTGTTCGAGGTGCCGATCACCCCGCAGCGCCCGGTCCATGTGGACCCGCAGGCCTACGTCGCCCACCACGGGGACGTACGCAACAGACTGTCGACGGCGCTGGGCTGGCGGGACATGGTGGGCCGCGGTTCGGGCGAGGCCTTCCAGCTGGAGCTGAGCGGCAACGGCTCGGTGTACGTGCAGGCCTCGGAGGAGAAGCTGTGA
- a CDS encoding MarR family winged helix-turn-helix transcriptional regulator — protein MPKPLGLSFDPIARADEHWKQRWGSVPSMAAITSIMRAQQILLAEVDAVVKPYGLTFARYEALVLLTFSKSGELPMSKIGERLMVHPTSVTNTVDRLVTSGLVAKRPNPNDGRGTLASITDKGREVCDAATRELMAMDFGLGAYDAEECQEIFAMLRPLRVAAHDFEDE, from the coding sequence GTGCCAAAGCCCCTCGGTCTCTCCTTCGACCCCATCGCGCGCGCCGACGAACACTGGAAGCAGCGGTGGGGCAGCGTGCCCTCCATGGCGGCGATCACCTCGATCATGCGGGCCCAGCAGATCCTGCTCGCCGAGGTCGACGCGGTCGTCAAACCGTACGGACTGACGTTCGCGCGGTACGAGGCGCTGGTGCTGCTCACGTTCTCCAAGTCGGGAGAACTGCCGATGTCCAAGATCGGCGAGCGGCTCATGGTGCATCCGACCTCCGTCACCAACACCGTCGACCGGCTGGTGACGTCGGGCCTGGTCGCCAAGCGCCCCAACCCCAACGACGGCCGCGGCACCCTCGCCTCCATCACCGACAAGGGCCGCGAGGTGTGCGACGCCGCCACCCGCGAGCTGATGGCGATGGACTTCGGGCTGGGCGCGTACGACGCGGAGGAGTGCCAGGAGATCTTCGCGATGCTGCGGCCGCTGCGGGTGGCGGCGCACGACTTCGAGGACGAGTGA
- a CDS encoding HAMP domain-containing sensor histidine kinase, which produces MTRRRPFGSVRARATLAASCVVAVALLAAGAALVLSLRANLVGQADTQAESAARRVASQLAAGIAYARLDWPDEEDHPVAVEDERGRTVAAGEDLRAVDGTPVHVARTAPTAPTSAQAPTPSAAGTGSGSAGSAGSSGRSGSSGSSDDDGSGDDSDDHGGGRTDDHGGGRSDDHGGGRDDDGSTGRDQADQADGKDETDDDPAVGEISDDVTHTVGTATVDDGTRDYRFAALEVTTPGDVTLTVRAGAPLDAERGAVNTALTTLSVGLPLLLLTVAGVTWLVTRRALRPVEDIRVEMAAITASEDLARRVPVPGTGDEVARLARTTNRTLTALEASVERQRRFVADASHELRSPLASLRTQLEVGAAHPALLDVDGAVEDTVRLQHLAADLLLLARLDAGERPGDARVPLDTLAREAARGRKGVVVEETEEAEGASAAEGAEGVAVVGSRGQLARVLANLLDNAARHARQRVTVTVRREGGHAVLSVADDGPGIPADQRERVFERFVRLDDARARDDGGTGLGLAIARDIARRHGGTLTATEAPGGGALLTLRLPTADQGLSARTRAHGP; this is translated from the coding sequence GTGACCCGGCGGCGGCCGTTCGGCTCCGTCCGGGCCCGGGCCACGCTCGCCGCGAGCTGCGTGGTGGCCGTCGCGCTGCTGGCCGCCGGGGCCGCGCTGGTGCTCTCGCTGCGCGCCAACCTCGTCGGTCAGGCGGACACCCAGGCCGAGTCCGCCGCCCGTCGGGTCGCCTCCCAGCTCGCCGCGGGCATCGCCTACGCCAGGCTCGACTGGCCGGACGAGGAGGACCATCCGGTGGCGGTCGAGGACGAGCGGGGCCGGACGGTGGCGGCCGGTGAGGACCTGCGCGCCGTCGACGGCACCCCCGTGCACGTCGCACGTACGGCTCCCACCGCCCCCACGTCCGCTCAGGCGCCCACCCCGAGCGCCGCCGGCACGGGGTCCGGCTCCGCAGGGTCCGCAGGGTCCTCCGGCAGGTCCGGCTCTTCCGGGAGCTCGGACGACGACGGCTCCGGCGACGACTCGGACGACCACGGCGGCGGCCGTACCGACGACCACGGCGGAGGCCGCTCCGACGACCACGGCGGCGGCCGCGACGACGACGGTTCCACCGGCCGCGACCAGGCCGACCAGGCCGACGGGAAGGACGAGACCGACGACGACCCCGCCGTCGGCGAGATCTCCGACGACGTCACGCACACCGTCGGCACCGCCACCGTCGACGACGGCACCCGCGACTACCGGTTCGCCGCGCTGGAGGTCACCACCCCCGGCGACGTCACCCTGACCGTCCGGGCCGGTGCCCCGCTCGACGCCGAGCGCGGCGCCGTGAACACCGCCCTGACGACGCTCTCGGTCGGGCTGCCCCTGCTGCTGCTCACCGTGGCGGGCGTGACCTGGCTGGTGACCCGGCGCGCGCTGCGCCCGGTGGAGGACATCCGCGTGGAGATGGCCGCGATCACCGCCTCCGAGGACCTGGCCCGCCGGGTCCCGGTGCCCGGCACCGGCGACGAGGTCGCCCGGCTGGCCCGTACGACCAACCGGACCCTCACCGCGCTGGAGGCGTCGGTGGAACGGCAGCGGCGGTTCGTCGCGGACGCCTCGCACGAGCTGCGCAGCCCGCTGGCCTCCCTGCGCACCCAACTGGAAGTGGGTGCCGCCCACCCCGCGCTCCTCGACGTGGACGGGGCCGTCGAGGACACCGTACGGCTGCAGCACCTCGCCGCCGATCTGCTGCTGCTCGCCCGGCTGGACGCGGGGGAGCGGCCGGGGGACGCGCGCGTCCCGCTGGACACGCTGGCGCGGGAGGCGGCACGGGGCCGGAAGGGCGTCGTCGTCGAGGAGACTGAGGAGGCTGAGGGAGCGAGCGCGGCCGAGGGGGCCGAGGGGGTCGCGGTCGTCGGGTCCCGGGGGCAGCTGGCCCGGGTCCTGGCCAACCTGCTGGACAACGCCGCGCGGCACGCCCGGCAGCGGGTCACGGTGACGGTCCGCCGGGAGGGCGGGCACGCCGTCCTCTCGGTCGCGGACGACGGGCCCGGCATCCCCGCCGACCAGCGCGAGCGCGTCTTCGAGCGGTTCGTCCGACTGGACGACGCCCGCGCGCGTGACGACGGCGGTACGGGGCTGGGGCTGGCCATCGCCAGGGACATCGCCCGCCGCCACGGCGGCACCCTGACGGCCACGGAGGCCCCCGGCGGCGGAGCCCTCCTCACCCTGCGTCTGCCGACGGCGGACCAGGGCCTCTCAGCACGGACGCGGGCCCACGGCCCCTGA
- a CDS encoding PepSY domain-containing protein has protein sequence MKRNIVLAVVAAAVLVGGGTATALAVADDGGAGSDVAASGAPGSGADDRVNARHHDGLDDHGRHHDGLDDGRDDHGRHHGRDGRDDDSVAVSSAGVTAAEAIAAALRHTPGAVVRAELDDSVWSVEVLSADDSWRDVRVDPDTGKVRAVRVEHEDAEDVTEARAALKGASTSAEEAARAAASKGAVTSVELDERGWEAETVASGGGERDWTVGLRGAGVTPGHP, from the coding sequence ATGAAGCGGAACATCGTACTTGCGGTCGTCGCGGCGGCGGTGCTGGTGGGAGGCGGTACGGCGACGGCACTGGCCGTCGCGGACGACGGTGGAGCGGGGTCGGACGTGGCCGCATCGGGCGCGCCCGGATCCGGTGCGGACGACCGGGTGAACGCCCGGCACCACGACGGACTCGACGACCACGGGCGACACCACGACGGACTCGACGACGGACGCGACGACCACGGACGTCACCACGGCCGGGACGGGCGCGACGACGACTCCGTCGCCGTGTCCTCCGCCGGGGTGACCGCCGCCGAGGCGATCGCCGCCGCCCTGCGGCACACGCCGGGCGCGGTGGTGCGGGCGGAGCTGGACGACTCGGTCTGGTCGGTGGAGGTGCTGTCCGCGGACGACTCCTGGCGTGACGTACGGGTGGACCCGGACACCGGGAAGGTGCGGGCGGTACGTGTCGAGCACGAGGACGCGGAGGACGTGACGGAGGCGCGCGCCGCGCTGAAGGGAGCCTCGACGTCGGCGGAGGAGGCGGCGCGGGCGGCCGCGTCGAAGGGGGCGGTGACGTCCGTGGAACTGGACGAGCGCGGATGGGAGGCGGAGACGGTCGCCTCCGGCGGTGGGGAGCGGGACTGGACGGTCGGGTTGCGGGGTGCGGGAGTGACCCCCGGTCACCCGTGA
- a CDS encoding MFS transporter, protein MPEDEHSRQRPFPTTATPENDRPGTATPENAHPPADTAPGAGPGGYTRVLRIPEYRAVFVAHTLSLLGVVVSEIALSVLVYDLTGSPLLSALTFALGFLPYLVGGTLFAGVADRFPARRVLVVCDLVCAACVAVMAVPGTRIGVLLALRCALAVVSPVFQGTRMATLTDVLGDGDLFVLGRSLLRIVSQTALLSGYGCGGLLLTVLTPRHALLITVATFLSSALLLRLGTRRRPARAGRGGAPADGPLTGARRVLADRRTRVLLLLFWVPPMFCVVPEALAAPYADRIGAGSTGLGLLMCALPIGTIAGELFAGARLRPATRERVALPLICCMLLPYLGFALAPGLGWTMLLLVLTGAGSAYTLGLDQWFVAAVPKELRGRAMTLNTAGLMTVQGIGMALAGVVAQFAGVPATVAGAGAIGTLTCVLLAAAARRGAGPADAYRKNERPNRETGLTSM, encoded by the coding sequence ATGCCCGAGGACGAACATTCCCGACAACGACCGTTTCCGACGACGGCCACACCCGAGAACGACCGGCCGGGGACGGCCACGCCCGAGAACGCGCACCCCCCTGCGGATACGGCCCCGGGCGCGGGCCCCGGCGGCTACACCCGCGTCCTGCGCATCCCCGAGTACCGCGCGGTCTTCGTCGCCCACACACTCTCCCTCCTGGGCGTCGTCGTCAGCGAGATCGCCCTCTCCGTCCTCGTCTACGACCTCACCGGCTCGCCCCTGCTCAGCGCGCTGACCTTCGCACTCGGCTTCCTGCCGTACCTCGTCGGCGGCACCCTGTTCGCCGGGGTCGCCGACCGGTTCCCGGCCCGCCGCGTCCTGGTCGTCTGCGACCTGGTCTGCGCGGCCTGCGTGGCCGTCATGGCCGTCCCCGGCACCCGTATCGGCGTCCTGCTCGCCCTGCGCTGCGCGCTCGCGGTCGTCTCGCCCGTGTTCCAGGGCACCCGCATGGCGACCCTCACCGACGTCCTCGGTGACGGCGACCTCTTCGTGCTCGGCCGCTCGCTGCTGCGGATCGTCTCCCAGACCGCCCTCCTGTCCGGCTACGGCTGCGGCGGGCTGCTGCTCACGGTGCTCACCCCGCGCCACGCACTGCTGATCACCGTCGCCACCTTCCTCTCCTCGGCGCTGCTGCTGCGGCTCGGCACCCGGCGCCGCCCGGCCCGCGCCGGCCGCGGCGGCGCCCCGGCCGACGGACCGCTCACCGGTGCCCGGCGGGTGCTCGCCGACCGCCGGACGCGTGTGCTGCTCCTGCTGTTCTGGGTGCCGCCGATGTTCTGTGTCGTCCCGGAGGCGCTGGCCGCCCCGTACGCCGACCGGATCGGCGCCGGGTCGACCGGGCTCGGGCTGCTGATGTGCGCGCTGCCCATCGGCACCATCGCCGGTGAGCTGTTCGCGGGGGCGCGGTTGCGCCCCGCCACCCGCGAGCGCGTCGCGCTGCCGCTGATCTGCTGCATGCTGCTGCCCTACCTCGGCTTCGCCCTCGCCCCCGGCCTCGGCTGGACGATGCTCCTGCTGGTGCTCACCGGCGCGGGGTCCGCGTACACGCTGGGCCTGGACCAGTGGTTCGTGGCCGCGGTGCCGAAGGAGCTGCGGGGCCGCGCGATGACGCTCAACACGGCCGGGCTCATGACCGTGCAGGGCATCGGGATGGCGCTGGCGGGCGTCGTCGCGCAGTTCGCGGGAGTGCCCGCCACGGTGGCAGGCGCGGGGGCGATCGGCACGCTGACCTGCGTACTGCTGGCGGCCGCGGCCCGACGCGGAGCCGGCCCGGCCGATGCCTACCGAAAGAATGAGCGACCGAACCGCGAGACGGGGCTGACCAGCATGTGA
- a CDS encoding MarR family winged helix-turn-helix transcriptional regulator yields the protein METETATRWLTDAEQCAWRTHLEVNRLLTYQLEKDLQPFGLTMNDYEILVNLSESEGVRMRMSDLAAATMQSKSRLSHQITRMENADLVRRENCESDRRGLFAVLTEHGTDMMRKVAPHHVASVRRHFIDLLSEEDLEHLRTSLRPVAERLRTQRGKP from the coding sequence ATGGAGACCGAGACGGCCACCCGCTGGCTGACCGATGCGGAGCAGTGCGCCTGGCGCACCCACCTGGAGGTCAACAGGCTGTTGACGTACCAGCTAGAGAAGGACCTGCAGCCGTTCGGCCTGACAATGAACGACTACGAGATCCTGGTGAATCTCTCCGAGTCGGAGGGCGTCCGGATGCGGATGAGCGACCTGGCGGCCGCGACCATGCAGTCCAAGAGCCGGCTCTCGCACCAGATCACCCGCATGGAGAACGCCGACCTGGTGCGGCGCGAGAACTGCGAGTCCGACCGGCGCGGGCTCTTCGCCGTGCTCACCGAGCACGGCACGGACATGATGCGGAAGGTGGCGCCGCACCATGTCGCCTCCGTGCGGCGGCACTTCATCGATCTGCTGTCGGAGGAGGATCTGGAGCATCTGCGTACGTCGTTGCGGCCGGTGGCGGAGCGGCTGCGGACGCAGCGCGGCAAACCGTGA
- a CDS encoding DUF5937 family protein has product MPSRLHFAEEDFLSCRFALSPLWETQDVVRTLKRPERHGYHARWLRRVAPAAARLDLTPLWLLMPRFGNTPDWLAPPPIGPAARFEEEIAAVRAADPEAAREETARSLADTPGALASERGRAWLADPARMIRELADAVEEVWYTLVAPDWPRLRALLEADVAFHSRRLAEVGLGGLLPEINRRFGWHAGTLTVEYRGEHERRLDGRGLVLMPSVFVWPDVVSTFEPPWQPTLVYPARGIGGLWAEPAAGTPEALVRLLGRGRAAVLAALDEPASTTALAHRLRLAPSSVSAHLTTLREAGLLLSRRYGHQVLYERTPLGIALAAGGGFAQSPEGTGFSEGSGSPEGAGFSER; this is encoded by the coding sequence GTGCCGTCGCGGCTGCACTTCGCCGAGGAGGACTTCCTGTCCTGCCGGTTCGCCCTGTCGCCCCTGTGGGAGACGCAGGACGTCGTACGGACGCTGAAGCGGCCGGAGCGGCACGGGTACCACGCGCGCTGGCTGCGGCGGGTCGCACCGGCCGCGGCGCGGCTGGACCTCACGCCGCTGTGGCTGCTGATGCCGCGCTTCGGGAACACCCCGGACTGGCTGGCGCCGCCGCCGATCGGGCCCGCGGCCCGGTTCGAGGAGGAGATCGCCGCGGTGCGCGCGGCCGATCCCGAGGCGGCGCGCGAGGAGACCGCGCGGTCGCTGGCGGACACGCCGGGGGCGCTCGCCTCGGAGCGCGGCCGGGCCTGGCTGGCGGACCCGGCCCGGATGATCCGGGAGCTGGCCGATGCCGTGGAGGAGGTCTGGTACACGCTCGTCGCCCCGGACTGGCCCCGGCTGCGGGCGCTGCTGGAGGCCGACGTGGCGTTCCATTCGCGGCGGCTGGCCGAGGTGGGGCTCGGGGGGCTGCTGCCGGAGATCAACCGGCGGTTCGGCTGGCATGCGGGGACGCTGACCGTCGAGTACCGGGGTGAGCACGAGCGGCGGCTGGACGGGCGGGGCCTGGTGCTGATGCCGAGCGTCTTCGTGTGGCCGGACGTCGTCAGCACGTTCGAGCCGCCGTGGCAGCCGACGCTCGTCTATCCGGCGCGCGGCATCGGCGGGTTGTGGGCGGAGCCGGCCGCGGGGACGCCCGAGGCGCTGGTACGGCTGCTGGGGCGCGGCCGGGCGGCCGTGCTCGCCGCGCTGGACGAGCCGGCCAGCACCACCGCGCTCGCCCACCGGCTGCGGCTCGCGCCCTCGTCGGTCTCGGCGCATCTGACGACGCTGCGCGAGGCCGGGCTGCTGCTGTCGCGGCGCTACGGCCACCAGGTGCTGTACGAGCGCACACCGCTCGGGATCGCGCTGGCGGCGGGGGGCGGCTTCGCTCAGTCCCCGGAGGGCACCGGGTTCTCCGAAGGTTCCGGGTCTCCGGAGGGCGCCGGGTTCTCGGAGAGGTGA
- a CDS encoding MTH1187 family thiamine-binding protein, which produces MIVAFSVTPLGVGEDVGEYVADAVRVVRASGLPHRTDAMFTSIEGEWDEVMDVVRRAVAAVEARAPRVSLVLKADIRPGVTDGLTSKVATVERHLSENPAPSGDPEPSENPVPSGD; this is translated from the coding sequence ATGATCGTCGCCTTCTCCGTGACGCCCCTGGGTGTCGGCGAGGACGTGGGCGAGTACGTCGCCGACGCCGTCCGCGTCGTCCGTGCCTCGGGGCTGCCGCACCGCACGGACGCCATGTTCACCTCGATCGAGGGCGAGTGGGACGAGGTCATGGACGTCGTCCGGCGCGCCGTGGCCGCGGTCGAGGCACGCGCGCCGCGCGTCTCCCTCGTCCTGAAGGCGGACATCCGCCCCGGCGTCACCGACGGCCTCACCAGCAAGGTCGCCACGGTCGAACGTCACCTCTCCGAGAACCCGGCGCCCTCCGGAGACCCGGAACCTTCGGAGAACCCGGTGCCCTCCGGGGACTGA
- the meaB gene encoding methylmalonyl Co-A mutase-associated GTPase MeaB: MQDVATLVARAREGRPRAVARLISLVEGASPQLREVMAALAPLTGGAYVVGLTGSPGVGKSTSTSALVTAYRKAGKRVGVLAVDPSSPFSGGALLGDRVRMSEHASDAGVYIRSMATRGHLGGLAWAAPQAIRVLDAAGCDVILVETVGVGQSEVEIASQADTSVVLLAPGMGDGIQAAKAGILEIGDVYVVNKADRDGADATARELNHMLSLGEARGPGDWRPPIVKTVAARGEGVEEVVEALEKHRAWMEERGVLAERRRARAAREVETIAVTTLRERIGDLHGDRRLSALADRIVQGELDPYRAADELVEGLVGG, encoded by the coding sequence ATGCAGGACGTCGCCACGCTGGTCGCCCGGGCGAGGGAGGGCCGGCCGCGTGCCGTGGCCCGGCTGATCTCCCTCGTGGAGGGGGCGTCCCCGCAGCTCAGGGAGGTCATGGCCGCGCTCGCCCCGCTCACCGGCGGGGCGTACGTGGTGGGGCTGACGGGGTCGCCGGGCGTCGGCAAGTCGACGTCCACGTCCGCGCTGGTCACCGCCTACCGGAAGGCCGGGAAACGGGTCGGTGTGCTCGCCGTCGACCCGTCCTCCCCGTTCTCCGGGGGCGCGCTGCTCGGTGACCGGGTGCGGATGTCGGAGCACGCCTCCGACGCGGGCGTCTACATCCGTTCGATGGCGACGCGCGGGCACCTGGGCGGCCTCGCCTGGGCCGCGCCCCAGGCGATCCGGGTGCTGGACGCGGCGGGCTGCGACGTGATCCTCGTCGAGACGGTCGGCGTCGGGCAGTCGGAGGTCGAGATCGCCTCCCAGGCCGACACCTCGGTGGTGCTTCTCGCGCCCGGGATGGGCGACGGCATCCAGGCCGCCAAGGCGGGCATCCTGGAGATCGGCGACGTCTACGTCGTCAACAAGGCGGACCGCGACGGCGCCGACGCGACCGCCCGCGAGCTGAACCACATGCTGAGCCTCGGCGAGGCGCGGGGCCCGGGCGACTGGCGTCCCCCGATCGTCAAGACGGTCGCGGCGCGGGGCGAGGGCGTCGAGGAGGTCGTCGAGGCGCTGGAGAAGCACCGTGCGTGGATGGAGGAGCGGGGGGTCCTGGCCGAGCGCCGCAGGGCGCGGGCGGCCCGCGAGGTCGAGACGATCGCCGTCACGACGCTGCGCGAACGCATCGGCGACCTCCACGGCGACAGGCGCCTGAGCGCGCTGGCGGACCGCATCGTGCAGGGCGAACTGGACCCCTACCGGGCGGCGGACGAGCTGGTGGAGGGCTTGGTGGGGGGCTGA